The Oryzias melastigma strain HK-1 linkage group LG6, ASM292280v2, whole genome shotgun sequence genome includes a window with the following:
- the tmem86a gene encoding lysoplasmalogenase-like protein TMEM86A: MVSPVTVVKSEGPKLVPFFKSTCVYFVLWLPTSTPSWFSALIKCLPIFCLWVFLLAHGFSFLGARSSARKILAGLIFSALGDAFLIWQEQGYFVHGLLMFAITHILYSSAFGMKPLNVQAGLLITAVSFLTYLLLYPYLSGPFTYLVAVYIALIGFMGWRAVAGLQLANDLWTWTKLSACLGAVLFMVSDLTIAVNKFCFPVPHSRAIIMATYYAAQMLIALSAVECQDVEVSRRRT; this comes from the exons ATGGTTTCCCCGGTAACCGTG GTGAAGAGCGAAGGCCCAAAGCTGGTGCCGTTCTTCAAATCCACCTGCGTCTACTTCGTGCTGTGGCTGCCCACCTCCACCCCATCCTGGTTCAGCGCCCTCATCAAATGTCTGCCTATCTTCTGCCTGTGGGTGTTCCTGCTGGCTCACGGCTTCAGCTTCCTCGGCGCTCGTTCCAGTGCCCGCAAGATCCTGGCGGGGCTCATCTTCTCCGCTCTGGGCGACGCCTTTCTCATCTGGCAGGAGCAAGGCTACTTCGTCCACG GTCTGCTGATGTTCGCCATCACCCACATCCTGTACTCATCGGCGTTCGGGATGAAGCCTCTGAACGTCCAGGCGGGTCTGCTCATCACAGCCGTTTCCTTCCTGACCTACCTGCTGCTGTACCCTTACCTGTCGGGGCCCTTCACTTACCTGGTGGCCGTGTACATTGCTCTGATCGGCTTCATGGGCTGGCGGGCCGTCGCCGGCCTGCAGCTGGCCAACGACCTGTGGACCTGGACCAAGCTGTCGGCGTGCCTGGGCGCCGTTCTCTTCATGGTGTCCGACCTCACCATCGCAGTCAATAAGTTCTGCTTCCCGGTGCCCCACTCCAGAGCCATCATCATGGCCACCTACTACGCCGCCCAGATGCTCATCGCGCTGTCGGCCGTGGAGTGCCAGGACGTGGAGGTCAGCAGGAGGCGAACATGA